The genomic window GTGAAACATCACTTTTTGCCCCGTTTTTGGCCCGTTTTGCACGCTTTTGATCCCTGTAACCCGTTGATTATCAATCCCTTATTGTCAATGAGCAGTTACGGTGAAAATAATTTTCCCTCAGCAAAAAAGTATTTCACATAAAACTATTCAATATTTTCTTCTCAAACAATACTTTCATGAATTTGTTTATTTTTTTTTCTGTCGGTATTCCCTGTTTAAATAATCTGCCGCCCAGTTTAAACTCTCTCTCCGGTTATCCGATAAATGAATCTGAAACCGGGCACCAAAATTATTCGTTTTGAATGAGCCGATTAGTATATCATGATCTGAGTTATCTTTATGAACTTCAAAACTAATGCCATCTATCCCTTTTTGTCCGGCATAAGGAATTGTCCAGCAGGTTTGTATCCACTTATTTTCATTCCACACTTTTTGGACAAAAGGTTTAAAACCCGATGGAAAATGATGACCATTTCCAAATGTAGGTTCTTTGCGCTCACTTGGATCAAGAGATTTTAAATCAGGAATATAATTGAATCGCTGTCGGAAAGAGAATAAATAGATATATCCTATTGCATGCAACTCGTAAAACGTTTCTCCGTCAATATCTACATCTGTAAAAAACAGTGTTAACTTATCCTCCATTTCACCCAGTTCTCTCTGCGTAAACATGACACCGGCTTCCATATCATGAAAAAGCGCAGCATTCCTACCTAAAATGTCATAGTCCATCATGACCGGTAAAGGCGGAAAATCAATGATCTCTGTAAACCGTTCGTGTTTATAAAAGACAGGAATATCCAAAGCTTGCCCAATTAAAAGGGCGACGGCTATCTGTGCTTTGTATCCCCCCG from Candidatus Neomarinimicrobiota bacterium includes these protein-coding regions:
- a CDS encoding putative CRISPR-associated protein, whose translation is MKSYQPVRNTLICTVGTSLFYANLKTLSEDTKNKPKNWKNIKSYFKNNKWEALSKELVQIDPTQRLCGAEINTIEEVRKKKSIQLENIFFLVSDTEDGRSTGRVLKHYFENRQDLNLNQIDFEVVDDLDDKDPKKFRTVGLKNLVRKIGAYINRIGTQNIAIDATGGYKAQIAVALLIGQALDIPVFYKHERFTEIIDFPPLPVMMDYDILGRNAALFHDMEAGVMFTQRELGEMEDKLTLFFTDVDIDGETFYELHAIGYIYLFSFRQRFNYIPDLKSLDPSERKEPTFGNGHHFPSGFKPFVQKVWNENKWIQTCWTIPYAGQKGIDGISFEVHKDNSDHDILIGSFKTNNFGARFQIHLSDNRRESLNWAADYLNREYRQKKK